The genomic stretch gggtaagagagaccccaagggaaatgggagggtgctgtctaaccgcGGGTAAGAGAGACCCAAAGGGACAGGGCAGGGTGCTGTATAACCtcgggtaagagagaccccaagggaaaaGGGGCGATTCTAACGCTGATTCTCTACCTAGGGACAATGGGTGGCGCATCGACCGATATGCTAACCGTGGGTGACAGAGatcgtttttttccccccccGGGTCAGGCCGTCTCTTCTTGTGTAAACCCCCAATCGGCGCACGTGGGACAGTAAGCGTGGGTGCAGCGTTTGCATACGTATCTCTTACACCCGCTGCACACCGTGTGGGTTTTACAGTCTTTCTTGGGCGGGCAGCTCTGACACCTCTTCCTCTTACTGGCAGGGGCAGGGCCAGGGGCACGGGCAGCGGCTTCCAGGCCCTCGCGGCGATCACCTGCTCTAGCGCCCTGCGCGGCTTTCACGAGCTCAGCGGACGAGCGTGTGCGCGGGATACGCGCCCTTCTTTCCATGAGCGGCTTCACGAGAGCTTTTCCCAGCTGCTCCAGGAACACTCTCCTCTTGTTCCGCTTACGGGTCATCCAGCCGGGGTTGAGCTCCCTCCATATCACGAAGGCGTTGTAAGCGGACACGTCGATTATGTTGTGGAACACCACCAAGGGCCAGCGGGCCGTCATCCTCCTGCAGCTGTAGGTTCCGACCAACTTGTCTAGGTTGTCCACCCCTCCTTTGTTGCTGTTGTAGTCCAAGATCACGGAGGGTTTCCTGTCCTGGCGCTCGCTCACGTGGGCGTCTGTGTGCAGCGTGCTCAGCAGTACCACGTTCTTGCTTTTCTTGGGCATGTAGGACACTAGAGTGGCGCTCGGTGTGAAAGCGAACCTGGACGAGAACACCTCTCGGCCCTTGGTCGCGAGCAGCGCGGCCGGGAGCTCGGGCTTGTTCTTGCGAACCGTGCCCACCATCGTGAGCCCCCTGGCCAGGAGCCGCTGTCCGAGTTCGTAGGAGGTGAAGAAATTATCGCACGTCACGTTGTGTCCCCTGAGCCCCTCTGTCACATCGAGCACCACCCgcatgccctggttcttctcagGTCCGCCCACGGCGGGCTTCCCGGTGTACACTTGCATCTTCCACGCGTAGCTGGATTTTGCATCGCACGCTACCCACGACTTGATCCCGTACCTCGCGGGCTTGCTGGGCATGTACTGGCGGAAAGGGCAACGACCTGGGGAGATGAG from Esox lucius isolate fEsoLuc1 unplaced genomic scaffold, fEsoLuc1.pri S26, whole genome shotgun sequence encodes the following:
- the LOC114832429 gene encoding piggyBac transposable element-derived protein 4-like, translated to MAGAARCTAKQVLEQILANRPSVPDEDDDDEEEQEEDEEQQENVSEEGSEAMPGAARCTAKQVLERMFANRRHAMEEGEEQEEGEEQEECEEQEEGEEQEEGEEQEEGEELEEVSEEEDNQEHEPEDEASSSSSDQEQERYAPEAERDTFRSKNGAIAWSSVACPKQGRPPRANVAATMPPGPTEHAVSHTRDVASAFLLFITPAIESVVLEMTNLEGTRKYGDGWKAMDAIDLRAYVGLLILAGVFRSRGEAAASLWDAESGRPVFRATMPLKLFHTYSRLLRFDDRESRLERRATDKLAAIREVWDKWSERLPFLYNPGPHVTVDEQLVPFRGRCPFRQYMPSKPARYGIKSWVACDAKSSYAWKMQVYTGKPAVGGPEKNQGMRVVLDVTEGLRGHNVTCDNFFTSYELGQRLLARGLTMVGTVRKNKPELPAALLATKGREVFSSRFAFTPSATLVSYMPKKSKNVVLLSTLHTDAHVSERQDRKPSVILDYNSNKGGVDNLDKLVGTYSCRRMTARWPLVVFHNIIDVSAYNAFVIWRELNPGWMTRKRNKRRVFLEQLGKALVKPLMERRARIPRTRSSAELVKAAQGARAGDRREGLEAAARAPGPAPASKRKRCQSCPPKKDCKTHTVCSGCKRYVCKRCTHAYCPTCADWGFTQEETA